A stretch of the Duncaniella dubosii genome encodes the following:
- a CDS encoding amidophosphoribosyltransferase — protein MEILKHECGVAMVRLLKPLEYYKKKYGSYAYGISKLYLLMEKQHNRGQEGAGIGVVKMHSVPGNEYVFRERALGKDAIQEIFETVKDKVEKAGIVDRDAEWVERYAPFLGEIYMGHLRYSTTGKSGLSYCHPFLRRNNWRSRNLLMCGNFNMTNVDQVFDGVVACGQHPRIYSDTVVLLEQLGDSLDKENHRIYRQYRDSMEGQKLSRTIEDNLDMQRVLSSTAPQWDGGFVICGATGSGDMFALRDRHGIRPAFYYHDDEVVVLASERPVIQTVFNVARRDVHELMPGKALIVTKGGQMKVSDILGEGENRRCSFERIYFSRGSDADIYRERKQLGWNVVPAIMKSIDGDLGHSVFSFIPNTAEVAFIGMVGGLMRELDKRKEREILDAQDAGTLTPELLSEIMRRDLRVEKVAIKDIKLRTFIAEGESRNDLAAHVYDVTYGIVENNVDNLVVIDDSIVRGTTLKQSILKMLDRLHPRKIVVVSSSPQVRYPDYYGIDMSRMGEFIAFRAAVELLKDRGMDYVLDDTYRRCKEMEGVLDIELRNCVKAIYAPFTQEEISRKIVEMLTADGLINAEVDIIYQTLDGLREAIPDCPGDWYFSGDYPTPGGIRLVNRAYINFYEGNTDKR, from the coding sequence ATGGAGATACTTAAACACGAGTGCGGAGTGGCGATGGTGCGTCTGCTCAAGCCTCTTGAATACTATAAAAAGAAATACGGATCTTACGCCTACGGTATAAGCAAGCTTTATCTTCTCATGGAGAAGCAACACAACCGCGGGCAGGAAGGTGCGGGAATCGGAGTCGTGAAAATGCACTCTGTTCCCGGGAATGAATACGTGTTTCGCGAACGCGCTCTCGGTAAGGATGCCATACAGGAGATTTTCGAAACCGTAAAGGATAAGGTCGAGAAGGCCGGAATCGTTGACCGCGATGCTGAATGGGTCGAGAGATATGCCCCTTTCCTTGGAGAAATCTATATGGGACATCTGCGCTATTCGACCACTGGCAAGAGCGGACTGTCATACTGTCATCCGTTCCTGCGTCGCAACAACTGGCGTTCGCGAAATCTGCTGATGTGTGGCAATTTCAATATGACAAACGTCGATCAGGTGTTTGACGGCGTGGTTGCGTGCGGTCAGCACCCCCGCATCTATAGTGACACGGTGGTGCTTCTCGAACAGCTTGGCGACTCACTCGACAAAGAGAACCATCGCATCTATCGTCAGTATCGAGATTCAATGGAAGGTCAGAAACTGAGCCGGACCATAGAGGACAATCTCGACATGCAGCGTGTGCTGTCATCGACCGCTCCGCAGTGGGACGGTGGATTTGTGATTTGTGGTGCTACAGGTTCGGGCGATATGTTTGCCCTGCGTGACCGCCACGGCATCCGCCCTGCATTCTACTATCATGATGATGAGGTGGTGGTGCTTGCTTCGGAGCGTCCTGTTATACAGACCGTATTCAATGTCGCCCGTCGCGATGTGCATGAACTTATGCCCGGAAAGGCGCTCATAGTCACCAAGGGCGGACAGATGAAGGTTTCCGATATTCTCGGTGAAGGAGAAAACCGTCGCTGCTCGTTCGAGCGTATATATTTTTCGCGAGGCAGCGATGCGGATATCTATCGTGAGCGCAAACAGCTTGGATGGAATGTCGTTCCGGCAATCATGAAGAGTATCGACGGAGATTTAGGCCATTCGGTGTTCTCGTTTATCCCGAATACTGCGGAAGTCGCGTTTATCGGTATGGTCGGAGGCCTTATGCGGGAACTCGACAAAAGAAAGGAGCGCGAGATTCTCGACGCTCAGGATGCGGGGACACTCACACCTGAACTTCTGTCAGAAATCATGCGCCGTGACCTGCGGGTCGAAAAGGTCGCTATCAAGGACATAAAGTTGCGTACGTTTATAGCTGAAGGTGAGTCGCGCAACGACCTTGCCGCCCATGTCTACGACGTGACCTACGGTATTGTAGAGAACAATGTGGACAATCTCGTGGTGATTGACGACAGTATCGTGCGCGGTACGACACTCAAACAGTCGATTCTCAAGATGCTCGACCGTTTGCATCCGCGCAAGATTGTCGTGGTGTCATCATCGCCTCAGGTGCGCTATCCTGACTACTATGGAATCGACATGTCGAGAATGGGTGAGTTCATAGCCTTCCGTGCGGCTGTCGAATTGCTGAAGGACAGAGGAATGGATTATGTGCTTGACGACACCTACCGCCGTTGCAAGGAAATGGAAGGTGTGCTTGACATCGAACTGCGCAATTGTGTAAAGGCTATCTACGCTCCATTCACGCAGGAAGAGATTTCGCGCAAGATTGTGGAGATGCTTACAGCCGACGGGTTGATAAATGCGGAAGTCGATATTATCTATCAGACGCTCGACGGTCTTCGCGAGGCCATTCCCGATTGTCCCGGCGACTGGTATTTCTCCGGCGATTATCCGACGCCGGGTGGAATCCGTCTGGTCAACCGTGCATATATCAATTTTTACGAAGGCAATACCGATAAACGATGA
- a CDS encoding nucleoside hydrolase-like domain-containing protein — protein sequence MNRKSITSLVFSIFLSLMSYSAAVAAERHRILVTTDIGGTDADDNQSMAHLLMYNDLFDIEALVSTPSFGNGSKSEIMRMIDVYEKDYPRLSSRAPGLLSPDSLRSLCRQGADSMAPYCGFSTPTDGSTAIVEAARRQDSRPLYVLVWGALEDVAQALHDAPDIMSKIRVYWIGGPNKKWGANAYCYIAENFPDLWMIENNASYRGFISDAKRDDRFNKHYYDRTISGAGALGEDFKSYYDGNVKMGDTPSLLYMMNGDSSRPDAESWGGQFERITHSPRTVFTYMTTTRDTVPVYSIAEFRFKGIAGVVPIGAVAFKMTIDGQSWDGVYLGGWEYAVRYAPKAPGTFEYRLSAPLIPAMDGLRGSIVVSPQWPGEKLKDSYVLGGNWWSDSSDKSLFRDKWQGAATVEKWREDVLSDWAERWNWLKD from the coding sequence ATGAATCGCAAATCAATCACCAGTCTGGTTTTCTCCATTTTTCTGTCGCTTATGTCGTATTCGGCGGCAGTTGCTGCTGAGCGTCACCGCATTCTTGTCACTACGGATATAGGCGGTACGGATGCCGACGATAACCAGTCGATGGCTCATCTTCTTATGTATAACGATCTTTTTGACATTGAGGCGCTTGTCTCGACTCCATCTTTCGGCAACGGTTCGAAGTCGGAGATTATGAGGATGATTGATGTCTATGAGAAGGACTATCCACGGCTTTCTTCCCGTGCGCCCGGTTTGCTCAGCCCTGACTCGCTCCGTTCGCTTTGCCGTCAGGGAGCGGATAGCATGGCTCCTTACTGTGGATTCAGCACTCCGACCGATGGATCGACGGCTATTGTAGAGGCTGCCAGACGGCAGGACTCACGACCTCTCTATGTGCTCGTATGGGGTGCGCTCGAAGATGTGGCTCAGGCGCTTCACGATGCTCCCGATATCATGTCTAAAATCCGTGTCTACTGGATTGGTGGTCCGAACAAGAAGTGGGGTGCTAACGCTTACTGCTATATCGCGGAGAATTTCCCGGACTTATGGATGATTGAAAACAATGCGTCGTATCGCGGATTTATCAGCGATGCTAAACGCGACGACCGCTTCAACAAGCATTATTACGATCGGACCATCAGTGGGGCAGGTGCGCTTGGCGAGGATTTCAAATCATATTACGACGGAAATGTCAAGATGGGCGATACTCCTTCGCTGCTTTACATGATGAACGGAGATTCCTCGCGTCCCGATGCCGAGTCGTGGGGTGGCCAATTTGAGCGTATAACCCACAGTCCGCGCACGGTTTTCACATATATGACAACTACCCGCGACACTGTCCCCGTATATTCAATCGCTGAGTTCCGCTTTAAGGGTATAGCCGGTGTTGTGCCTATAGGCGCTGTCGCTTTCAAAATGACAATCGACGGTCAGAGTTGGGATGGTGTCTATCTCGGGGGATGGGAGTATGCTGTAAGATATGCCCCGAAAGCTCCCGGCACATTTGAATATCGACTCTCTGCCCCTCTGATTCCTGCGATGGACGGTCTGCGTGGCAGCATAGTTGTTTCTCCGCAATGGCCCGGTGAAAAGCTAAAGGATAGCTATGTACTCGGTGGAAACTGGTGGTCGGATAGCTCTGACAAGTCTCTTTTTCGTGATAAGTGGCAGGGTGCTGCAACTGTAGAGAAATGGCGTGAAGATGTGCTTTCGGATTGGGCTGAGCGCTGGAACTGGCTGAAGGATTAG
- a CDS encoding LuxR C-terminal-related transcriptional regulator, whose product MKYLTLIILTLVVGMVSCKRSTDHTQILAEAERIAYIFSDSALALVNDIEPSDFKEDSLRALYHLVTASAHKAKESSMVSDSLIRFSFDYYRDRDNNRFLQSGDLYALYLFWVGDGKRALGLLDSIVALPDIPQRLMIQLLQSRIGIGGAEFDSKNNLRYIKRLLELDNDSANQIEYTYQLCENYQYAGHGDSALIIIDRLIDHARMNHLGNEHFKYTYEKVGILEEIGRYDESNAQVDYILQHAPHNSAIPYLHLWKALNYFNTGAFAKATHELAIADSCAKDRIDVDNNYYESFVGPLREFLEYRKNGRIKLIQLATLNNSQRDRFNRMESTRWETEQNALRQENRALTLKAQNERNTAILIIVLLASIIISLGAVWNIQKRKRKTIEAEERAETLQKMVDELSAPATPSNGHESLRRAMLQQLGIIKMVAETPTEQNREMLRKISSIGSDTNGALVNWKNVYEIIDNLYSGFYSLLHERYGNVLTEKEEQIIVLMIAGFSTKEISVITSQTTATIYVRKSSVRKKLGVPEKEDIVAFLRHEASV is encoded by the coding sequence ATGAAATACTTAACCTTGATTATACTTACATTGGTTGTCGGCATGGTTTCATGTAAACGTTCAACCGACCATACACAAATCCTTGCAGAAGCTGAAAGGATTGCATATATCTTCTCAGACAGTGCGTTAGCATTGGTAAACGACATCGAGCCGTCTGATTTTAAGGAGGATTCACTGAGAGCGTTGTATCATCTTGTAACAGCTTCGGCACATAAGGCCAAGGAAAGCTCAATGGTGTCGGACTCTCTAATCCGTTTTTCTTTCGATTATTATAGAGATCGCGACAATAACCGTTTCTTGCAAAGCGGCGACCTTTATGCCTTGTATCTTTTCTGGGTAGGTGACGGAAAAAGGGCCTTGGGATTGCTTGACTCCATAGTTGCGCTTCCTGATATACCACAAAGACTAATGATACAATTACTCCAATCAAGAATCGGAATCGGTGGAGCTGAATTTGACAGCAAAAACAATCTCAGATACATAAAACGATTACTTGAACTGGACAATGATTCGGCCAATCAGATTGAATACACGTATCAGCTATGTGAAAATTATCAGTACGCCGGACATGGCGATTCCGCATTGATTATAATTGACAGGTTGATTGATCACGCCCGCATGAATCATCTCGGAAATGAGCATTTTAAGTATACCTATGAGAAAGTCGGTATTTTAGAAGAAATCGGACGATATGACGAGAGCAATGCTCAGGTGGATTATATACTGCAACACGCCCCTCACAATTCTGCAATACCCTACCTACATTTATGGAAAGCTTTGAATTATTTCAATACGGGAGCATTCGCCAAGGCAACACACGAATTGGCGATAGCCGACAGCTGCGCCAAAGACAGAATCGATGTGGACAATAATTATTACGAAAGTTTTGTCGGTCCTCTCAGAGAATTTCTTGAGTACAGAAAAAATGGCAGGATAAAACTAATCCAGCTGGCGACACTGAACAATAGCCAGCGCGACCGTTTCAACCGGATGGAATCAACACGATGGGAGACCGAACAAAACGCACTGCGACAAGAAAACCGTGCGTTGACATTGAAGGCTCAGAATGAACGCAACACCGCAATCCTGATTATTGTCCTGCTTGCATCCATAATCATAAGCCTTGGAGCTGTATGGAACATACAGAAACGCAAACGAAAGACAATCGAAGCCGAAGAAAGAGCAGAAACCTTGCAAAAGATGGTAGATGAGCTGAGCGCACCAGCCACGCCGTCAAACGGACATGAATCATTGCGACGTGCCATGCTCCAGCAACTCGGAATCATCAAAATGGTCGCTGAGACACCGACGGAACAGAACCGTGAGATGCTTAGGAAAATATCGTCAATCGGCAGCGACACCAACGGAGCACTTGTCAACTGGAAAAACGTATATGAAATAATCGACAACCTGTATTCAGGATTCTATTCACTGCTTCATGAGCGGTATGGAAATGTGCTGACCGAAAAAGAAGAACAGATCATAGTCCTTATGATAGCCGGATTCTCGACTAAAGAAATCAGTGTCATCACTTCGCAGACGACAGCCACTATCTACGTCCGAAAATCATCGGTAAGGAAAAAGCTCGGAGTCCCCGAAAAGGAGGATATCGTAGCTTTTCTCCGACATGAGGCTTCTGTTTAG
- a CDS encoding glutamine synthetase III family protein, whose amino-acid sequence MSSLRFKVVEEASNRKAVPVDIPKARPQEYYASKVFNRAKMYEYLPIDTYKALINAIDNKEPLSRKVADSVAEGMKRWAIDNGARHYTHWFQPLTETTAEKHDGFVEHDGKGGMVEEFSGKLLVQQEPDASSFPNGGIRNTFEARGYSAWDISSPAFLMDNTLCIPTIFISYTGESLDYKTPLLRALSAVDKAGTAVARYFDPKVNHVISNLGWEQEYFLVDEALYAARPDLVLTGRTLMGHESAKNQQLEDHYFGAIPSRVEAFMLDLEIEAHKLGIPAKTRHNEVAPNQFELAPIFEETNLANDHNMLIMSLMSEVARRHNFRVLLHEKPFAGINGSGKHNNWSLGTDTGTLLFAPGKTPKDNLQFITFVANVMAAVYRHNALLKASIMSATNCHRLGANEAPPAIISIFAGSQLSEIINKIKNSDKDDLIALAGKEELNLGVAQIPELMIDNTDRNRTSPFAFTGNRFEFRAVGSSANCASAMIALNAAMAEQLADFKQKVDSRLDAGEELQHALLAEIKALLLYSEPIHFDGNGYSDEWKEEAARRGLDCETNPALIFDAYLRPSSVEMFRKTGVMNHVELEARNEVKWEMYTKKIQIEARVLGDLAINHIIPVATRYLSILLDNMVKIRTLFPGNKGEELSSQDAVTVEKIMRHCSVIKEEVAKMVNARKEANQIETEREKALAYSHDVAPCLEVIRYHIDKLELLVDNEMWPLPKYRELLFIR is encoded by the coding sequence ATGTCAAGTTTAAGGTTCAAAGTTGTTGAAGAGGCTTCCAACCGCAAAGCAGTTCCTGTTGATATTCCTAAAGCACGTCCGCAAGAGTACTATGCAAGCAAAGTGTTCAACCGTGCCAAGATGTATGAGTATCTTCCGATTGATACCTATAAAGCCCTCATCAACGCCATTGACAACAAAGAGCCGCTGTCGCGCAAGGTAGCCGACAGTGTGGCCGAAGGTATGAAACGCTGGGCCATCGACAATGGTGCCCGTCACTACACCCACTGGTTTCAGCCTCTGACCGAGACCACAGCCGAGAAACATGACGGCTTCGTGGAGCATGACGGCAAAGGTGGCATGGTGGAGGAATTTTCAGGTAAACTCCTTGTCCAGCAGGAACCGGACGCGTCAAGCTTCCCCAATGGCGGTATCCGTAACACTTTCGAGGCCCGCGGATATTCGGCATGGGATATTTCGTCGCCTGCCTTCCTGATGGATAATACACTTTGTATCCCGACAATCTTCATTTCATATACAGGAGAGTCGCTCGACTATAAGACTCCGCTTCTGCGCGCGCTTTCCGCTGTCGACAAAGCCGGTACGGCCGTTGCCCGCTATTTCGACCCGAAAGTAAACCATGTCATTTCGAATCTCGGCTGGGAGCAGGAATATTTCCTCGTTGACGAGGCTCTCTATGCAGCGCGTCCAGACCTCGTGTTGACAGGCCGTACGCTCATGGGTCATGAGTCGGCGAAGAACCAGCAGCTTGAGGATCACTATTTCGGTGCTATTCCTTCGCGTGTCGAGGCTTTCATGCTCGATCTTGAGATCGAGGCTCACAAACTTGGTATTCCGGCCAAGACCCGCCACAACGAGGTTGCTCCAAACCAGTTTGAGCTTGCTCCGATTTTTGAGGAAACCAACCTTGCCAATGACCACAACATGCTCATCATGTCGCTTATGAGCGAGGTTGCGCGCCGTCATAATTTCCGTGTGCTTCTCCACGAAAAGCCATTTGCCGGAATCAACGGTTCAGGAAAGCACAATAACTGGAGTCTCGGCACTGACACAGGCACGCTCCTTTTCGCACCCGGCAAGACCCCGAAGGATAATCTTCAGTTCATCACGTTTGTTGCCAATGTCATGGCTGCTGTCTACCGTCACAATGCTCTTCTGAAGGCATCGATCATGTCGGCGACAAACTGCCATCGTCTCGGTGCCAATGAAGCGCCCCCTGCAATCATCTCGATTTTCGCCGGAAGCCAGCTTTCGGAAATCATAAACAAAATCAAGAATTCGGATAAGGATGATCTGATTGCTCTCGCAGGAAAAGAAGAGCTCAACCTCGGAGTGGCTCAGATTCCCGAACTTATGATTGACAACACTGACCGTAACCGTACCTCGCCATTCGCCTTTACAGGAAACCGTTTTGAGTTCCGTGCTGTCGGTTCGAGCGCTAACTGTGCTTCGGCAATGATTGCCCTGAATGCGGCTATGGCTGAGCAGCTGGCCGATTTCAAACAGAAGGTTGATTCACGTCTTGACGCAGGCGAAGAACTCCAGCATGCGCTCCTTGCCGAAATCAAGGCTCTGCTTCTCTATTCAGAACCGATCCATTTCGACGGCAACGGTTATTCGGATGAGTGGAAGGAAGAGGCTGCCCGCCGAGGTCTTGACTGCGAGACTAATCCCGCACTTATTTTCGATGCCTACCTGCGTCCGTCGTCGGTTGAGATGTTCCGTAAGACAGGTGTCATGAACCATGTGGAACTCGAAGCCCGCAACGAGGTTAAATGGGAGATGTATACCAAAAAGATTCAGATTGAAGCCCGTGTGCTCGGTGATCTTGCCATAAATCACATTATCCCCGTAGCCACCCGCTATCTGTCTATCCTTCTTGACAATATGGTGAAGATTCGCACTCTGTTCCCCGGCAACAAGGGTGAGGAGCTTTCTTCGCAGGATGCGGTTACGGTAGAGAAGATCATGCGTCACTGCTCTGTTATCAAGGAAGAGGTCGCCAAGATGGTCAACGCCCGAAAGGAAGCGAACCAGATTGAGACAGAGAGAGAAAAGGCGCTTGCTTATTCTCACGATGTAGCCCCTTGCCTGGAAGTTATCCGCTATCATATAGATAAGCTTGAGCTTCTTGTCGATAACGAAATGTGGCCTTTGCCTAAGTATCGCGAACTGCTTTTCATTCGTTAA
- a CDS encoding EamA family transporter, which yields MWVTLAIVSALCLGFYDVMKKLSLDGNNVLGVLFLNTVFSSILMLPIIIIGVSQGNYGLGNSLEGHGAILIKSGIVLTSWLLGYASIKHLPLTIAGPVNASRPVLVLVGALLIFGERLNLWQWAGVILGFWSLFFISRVGGKEGFSLKSSKWVWMAIGATAMGAVSALYDKYLLTRYEPLEVQAWYSLYQMVIMGITIGLILRNNHGATPLRWRWTIPLISVFLTVADIAYFYSLSIEGSMIAVVSMIRRGSVIVSFFYGVIALHEKNIRLKLIDLTLLLIGLTFLVIGSM from the coding sequence ATGTGGGTTACACTTGCAATTGTTTCCGCCCTGTGCCTCGGGTTCTATGATGTGATGAAAAAGCTATCGCTCGACGGCAATAACGTACTCGGCGTATTGTTTCTAAACACAGTATTCAGTTCCATTCTGATGCTGCCGATAATAATCATAGGCGTATCTCAAGGCAACTACGGACTCGGAAACAGCCTCGAAGGTCATGGCGCTATACTGATTAAATCAGGAATCGTATTGACCTCATGGCTATTAGGCTATGCGAGCATCAAGCATCTTCCCCTGACTATCGCCGGACCTGTAAACGCCTCACGTCCGGTCCTCGTGCTCGTCGGAGCTTTGCTCATATTCGGCGAAAGACTCAACCTCTGGCAATGGGCCGGTGTGATACTCGGATTCTGGTCATTGTTTTTCATCAGCCGCGTAGGCGGCAAAGAAGGATTCTCCCTTAAATCAAGCAAATGGGTATGGATGGCCATCGGCGCTACAGCAATGGGTGCGGTCAGTGCGCTCTACGACAAATACCTGTTGACCCGCTACGAACCGCTTGAGGTACAGGCTTGGTATTCGCTCTACCAAATGGTCATAATGGGCATCACAATCGGTCTGATACTCAGGAATAACCACGGAGCTACCCCGCTCCGCTGGCGATGGACCATCCCCCTCATCTCGGTCTTTCTTACCGTGGCAGACATAGCATACTTCTACAGCCTTTCCATCGAGGGGTCAATGATTGCCGTGGTGTCGATGATCAGACGTGGAAGTGTAATCGTGTCATTCTTCTATGGTGTAATAGCCCTCCACGAAAAAAATATCAGACTCAAGCTTATAGACCTTACCCTCTTGCTCATAGGTCTTACCTTCCTCGTCATAGGCAGCATGTAG
- a CDS encoding outer membrane beta-barrel protein, whose translation MKSFKSYRNMSTTIFNKIIIAVAATAIHAIAIAQEAVDSIPAHELNEVVVQAPKVIRKADMDVYYPSRSAIENSRNGMQLLTNLMIPSLTVTDALGTITAAGQSVQIRINGRASSVDEVKALLPETIKRVEWINNPGLRYNGANYVLNFIVANPTLGGSLQAEGRQALNSAWGDYFADSKFNNGRSQFEVGSLFKLTDNVKSHRDYKETFTYPDGNSLTRTESPLGGHVDNTFGRLWSSYSYIKPDTTTFYVSASVAPTFSDNWMSNGLLSLSDGTDDIILTDSHGSKGTTPKFSAYLEHHFAGKHTIVVDFNSSLYFGKSYSDYIEQLPDHSDFLTDIHTMIKDQNQAYGLEANYIRKWRNSRLTIGASYTANRNRSTYENLGGEIFHQRQDKVYFFTEYFQRLNNVTVTAGLGAQYTDYLFKETNQGNHSWNLRPQATVSYRLNQDHQFRLSFQSWQSTPSLSESNIAPQQIDGFQWRIGNPNLKTASSYMLTFRYNFNLPRVAGTFGVRAFNSPNAITPYLYWDENKLITSYENSRGLRNLTFFLSPQIEIIPDWMMASGHIQYRVECMKGSGYRLYNHNWSGNANIMLSHWGFELIGQYVRAQHDLWGEKISWGENLSIIQFSYNWKNWQFSTGIIMPFGKYDQGSKMLSKWNTNEQHMRLDMRMPYISVSYNFQWGRQKRGAHKLINADADVNTSTAGGR comes from the coding sequence ATGAAATCATTTAAATCATATCGCAATATGTCAACGACAATCTTTAACAAAATCATTATTGCAGTAGCCGCAACAGCCATCCATGCCATAGCAATCGCACAGGAGGCAGTGGACTCTATCCCCGCACATGAACTAAACGAAGTCGTAGTCCAAGCACCCAAAGTCATCCGCAAGGCCGATATGGATGTCTACTATCCGTCGCGAAGCGCCATAGAGAATTCCCGCAACGGCATGCAGCTCCTCACCAACCTCATGATTCCATCGCTGACTGTAACAGATGCGCTCGGAACAATAACAGCTGCCGGTCAGTCCGTACAGATACGCATCAACGGACGTGCATCTTCAGTCGATGAGGTCAAAGCCCTGTTGCCGGAGACCATAAAACGCGTCGAGTGGATCAACAATCCGGGATTGCGTTACAACGGTGCGAACTATGTGTTGAACTTCATCGTTGCAAATCCCACACTCGGCGGTTCACTTCAGGCTGAGGGTCGGCAGGCTCTGAATTCCGCATGGGGCGACTATTTCGCCGACAGTAAGTTCAACAACGGTCGTTCGCAATTTGAAGTCGGCTCTCTCTTCAAACTGACCGATAATGTCAAATCTCACCGTGATTACAAGGAGACTTTCACATATCCCGACGGAAATTCTTTGACAAGAACGGAATCTCCGCTCGGCGGACACGTTGACAATACATTCGGCCGTCTGTGGAGTTCTTACAGCTATATCAAGCCTGACACCACGACATTTTATGTCTCCGCGAGCGTAGCTCCTACATTCAGCGACAACTGGATGTCAAACGGCCTCTTATCACTCAGTGACGGCACAGACGACATAATCCTCACCGACTCACATGGCTCCAAGGGAACAACACCAAAATTCTCGGCATATCTCGAACATCATTTTGCCGGTAAGCACACCATCGTGGTGGATTTCAACAGCTCCCTCTACTTCGGCAAATCCTATTCCGATTATATTGAGCAGCTTCCTGATCATTCTGACTTCCTGACAGACATCCACACCATGATCAAGGACCAAAATCAGGCTTACGGCTTAGAGGCAAACTATATCCGGAAGTGGAGAAACTCACGTCTGACCATAGGCGCATCATATACTGCAAACCGAAACCGTTCAACTTATGAGAATCTTGGAGGCGAAATTTTCCATCAGCGTCAGGATAAAGTCTACTTCTTCACCGAATATTTCCAACGGCTAAATAATGTCACCGTCACTGCCGGACTTGGAGCCCAGTATACCGACTATCTGTTTAAAGAGACTAACCAAGGCAACCATTCATGGAATCTCCGGCCGCAAGCCACTGTGTCCTATCGTCTTAATCAAGACCACCAGTTTAGACTAAGCTTTCAGTCATGGCAATCAACGCCTTCTCTTTCAGAATCAAATATAGCGCCACAACAGATTGACGGATTCCAATGGCGCATCGGTAACCCCAATCTGAAAACCGCAAGTTCCTACATGCTGACATTTCGCTATAATTTCAACCTTCCGCGCGTTGCCGGGACATTCGGAGTACGCGCCTTCAACAGCCCGAATGCGATCACTCCATATCTTTACTGGGATGAAAACAAACTCATCACATCATACGAAAACAGCCGTGGTCTGCGGAATCTCACATTTTTCCTGTCGCCACAAATCGAGATCATCCCTGACTGGATGATGGCAAGCGGACATATCCAGTATCGTGTTGAATGTATGAAAGGCTCCGGCTACAGACTTTACAATCATAATTGGAGCGGCAACGCCAACATCATGCTGTCTCACTGGGGTTTTGAACTTATCGGCCAATATGTCCGCGCGCAACACGATCTTTGGGGCGAAAAAATCAGCTGGGGAGAAAACCTGTCAATCATACAGTTTTCATATAATTGGAAAAACTGGCAGTTCAGCACAGGAATAATAATGCCATTCGGAAAATATGATCAAGGCTCAAAAATGCTGAGCAAATGGAACACAAACGAACAGCACATGCGCCTCGACATGAGAATGCCATATATAAGTGTCAGCTACAATTTCCAATGGGGACGTCAGAAACGCGGAGCACATAAGCTCATAAACGCCGATGCAGATGTCAATACATCAACAGCAGGCGGCAGATAA